Genomic segment of Bartonella bacilliformis KC583:
CAAACATTCTGAGCATGTTTAATTGGCGCCCCTCTCAGTCTGTGTGGGGCTATGAAGAGGGAAGCGTGCTGACCTAAGTCGTGCGGCGGCGACCTTACCAGGTTATTCTTTTTGACAAAAATGAAAAAGTACATCTCAATATTTTTAATCTCTTAACGTGCAAGTGCTGGATGAAGAAGCTAAGCGATTCCTCGCCCATAAAGGCTATAATCCGCTTTATGGGGCGCGGCCTTTAAAACGAATTTTGCAAAGGGAAATTCAAGACCCACTGGCTGAAAAGATTTTGTTAGGACAAATTCCAGAAGGCGCAAGTGTGCATATTACAAAAGAGGGTAACGAATTGCAGTTTTCTGCTTTTCAGAAACCTCAGAAAAAAGCTTAATAAAAAAATTGAAAAGATAAGGGACATAACAAGCATCAGAAAAAAGATACGAAATATTGACGAATTTAACAAAAATTTGTACTAAAGCGTCGCCTCTAAAATCATCATTATGTGTTTCTTGCAAAGGATGAGAAGAAGGTGAGGATTTTTGGGGAGTTTAGGTTATAAGCTCTCCCTCGCCTTGAAAATGATCATAAATGATCATCGAGGTATATAGATTTAGAGTTATTTTAAAAGAGAGGTTTATCTTATGGTAGGTGAGTTGTTTGCGTCCGCGGTGTTATTGCTTGCGAGTGTGGGTGCATTCGTAGTGAAATTGTCTAAGGAAAGTGAAGCTGTTCAGGCATCGGGAGATAGTTCTGAAGGAGTTCCTTCTGGGGTTTCGCATACTGCTGATACTGTGACTGCTGCTGATACTTCGTCTATTGCTGATGCTTTGACGACTCCTGAGGTTGTGTCTGTTGCTGATGCTTTGTCTACTGCTGCTGAAGTTTTCTCTGCTTTTGTATAAAGACAGTCCTTAAATTATAATAAATAGTCTAAGCATTTTTTCCGCATTCTCTGGGAAGTATGCAGAAAATGACAGAGGGCTCTTACTCTTAGGCAGTTCAAATTTAGGAGAGTGAGAGCCCTTTAATTTATTTTGTTTTCCTTATTTAGGTTTATAAGGGCAATGGCTGCGACATTGACATGTCCGGAACATAGAAAAACATTCTGTGCATGTTTAATTGGCACTCCTCTCAGTCTGTGTGGGGCTATGAAGAGGGAAGAGTGCTGACCTAAGTTGTGCGGTGGCGGCTTTACTAGGTTATTCCTTTTGACAAAAATGAAAAAGCCCATCTCGATATTTTTAATCTCTTAACATGCAAGTGCTGGGTGAGGAAGCCAAGCGATTCCTTGCCCATAAAGGCTATAATCCGCTTTATGGGGCGTGGCCTTTAAAACGAATTTTGCAAAGGGAAATTCAAGACCCACTGGCCGACATGAATGACCCTTTTAAAGGGAGGGAGAGCTTATAACCTAAACTCCCTAAACATCCTCACTTTCTTCTCATCTTTTGCAAAGATTTTGTTAGGACAAATTCCAGAAGGCGCAAGTGTGCATATTACAAAAGAGGGTAATGAATTGCAGCTTTCTGCTTTTTAGAAAAACACAGAAAAAAGCTCAGTAAAAAAGCTATGAAAAAATAACATACATAATATGAATACAAAAAAAGATATTAGAGATTGACAATTATGGCAAAAATGTGCAAACATGTATCGTTATTAGAATTCTCGGATATTGGTTTATCGAAGATACGAGGGAGGGGGAAAGCTAAATATGTTTTGGCTGTCTTCGTATCAAAGATAATGATTTATGGGGGGATTCTGAAATTATTATCTTTAGGAGGATTTTGTAATGGATTTAAATATGAATATGTCGGCTGTGCTGAATGTTATGGAACCTTTGGTTCAAGAGTTTGTTGGGGTTGGACCAAAACAGGTTGCTTCTGCAGTTATTGAACATCTCCCTAATTTATTATCATGGGGTATGGACGCTGTATTGACCATTCTGTAAAAATGCATCTTCCCTTTAGGTGCATTCTGGTTCTCGTCTTTTATGTTTTTAAAAAAATGTGAAAGATTTAAAGCTTTACACTTCTTAAGTGATCCTATGTTTGGGAAGATTGGAGAAAAGTTTGTTTCTTCAATTTTCCCATTTTTTTAAAAGATCATAGGGTTATTGTTGCACCATCATGGTTGCCCATCATGGTTGCATTGTATAGAGATAATCTATCCTATCAAAATTTATGAAAAATATGCTAAAATACAATATGGGTTAATAGGAGCTTTTCTTAAAAGAAGATTGTTAAACAATCAGTTGTGGTAAAAGTAGTATTTTTATCCGAAATGGTTGGAAAGGTGGCCGCTATATTCTTTAATTTTTGAAAAATCCTAATCAGTAAAAAACAACTGATTGCAAGGCAAAAATACTTAAGCTCTATGACATATTTGAATTGCATACTTTTCCATAAATCCCCTCCCCTTATATTTTTTAATCCTGTGAAAAAAATAAAATCAAATAGTATTAGTATGCTTTAGTAAAAACGTCATCGTTTGTGCGAAATTAAGAATTAAGGAAATGCCAAATACAACTGCCAAAGATATAGTTACGGGATCCATGTTAAACCTCTTATTTTTTATTTATTAATAAACCGTAATCGTTTGTACGAAACTAAAACTACGGAACCTCCAAATACAACCAATAAAGATAAAGTTAGCGGGTCCATATTAAATTTCCTATTTCTCTATATCATTTCCAAAAAATAATTACAAATCTTAATGTACGTCACTAAGTTTGTATATATATATCAATATATTGCATTATAGCTATGTGTTTTTGCATGCATTATTTTGGTGCATTTTTAATAAATTTTTTTTAAAAAGGGGACAGTTAAGAAATAGGAATTTGCGTTCAGAAAGTTGGAACCTTGTCTATGACAAAAGAAGATTCTGATGGGCTTTTTCTTGTTTAAGAAAACTTAGGTTTAATAAAAAGGTTAGATTCGTAATATCAATGAGGAGATTTATCATGTTATTTGAAACAATAGCATTTACAGTATTGTGGATTATTGGTGGGATGGCTTTTGCCGTCAAGATGGCTGAATGGGTAAATGGCACACCAGCATCAAGCTAATTAATAATAAAATTTTTTCTTTAATGTTACCCCATCATTAGTGCTTGCCACGTCGTGATTTCAATATTGGTCGGTGTAGCGCTATGATAAGAGGATTGACAAGAGGGTTGACAATGTTAGGTTTTGAGCAATGCAAATATTGCGTTCGGTATAGTTCAGAGCTTTCGGTGGTAACTTATCACCTCAGGGGGGCGTTGCCCTGTTAATAAAAAATGATCACCTTATTTGAGCGTATTTTAAATAGAATTGTTGCAAAAAGACAGTGAAAATTGGTCAGCAAAAAACTTTTATTTAGGTGATTTTTGAAAGATTGCACCGTGCTGTAACATAAGCAGAATTTGTGCTGTCATAACGAAAAAAAACAACAGATTTCTGCTCTGATGAAGAATGTAAAGAAACAGGTTCGATAAAAAGCTGTCAGAAGATAACGAACGGTTATAAGAAAACACAAGGAAGTTGACAGGCTATCCTACTTATATAAAAAAAATGGCATCATCATTCTATCTTGTTCGTTGAAAATGTAAAACGAGAGATGAGAGGACTCAGTATATAAAGATGTTTCAGCTATTTTCTGAGATACAAAGACGGCTTCTGATAGAGGGAGTCTAATTTTTTAAAGGGGGTGTTTCATGGGCGTGTTATCTATATTTTATTGGTTTGGATTTCTATTTCAGCAATGGTTCGGTGCCTAAAGGCTGTTGTTACTAAAGTTACTTCTGGGGCTATGTTTTCCAGCAGTTTTTTCTACGAGGAATTGTTAAAGCTGCATAAACCGTCACGTAGACTTTTGTATATAAAGTATAGCAATTTTGTGTGAAGTAAGCTGTCCTTTTTTAGGAACTGTAAAGAACATTTTTCTGATTTCATTGTACAAGAATTACTATAGATTTTAAGAATTTTTTATTATTTGTTTATTCTCACAGTAAGTTTTATTATAAAAAACAAGCAAAGAATATTTGTCTTATTTTTTTACCTATGCAAAAAACATTGACAAGGTTAATCCAGACACATATAATAAACGCATAATTAGAACTCTGACTGTACTTATAGAGTTGCGAGCAGCTGAGTTATTTCAGCGTTATATTTAGGTATTAGATTTTCAGAGGCATGGCTGCTCTGTTTTAGGCGTTTCTTCGTTGTTAGAAGAGGGTGTTTTGGAGCGGTTATAGTGGAGAAAGCTCTATTCTTTGCTGTCAGAACCTTTGATTTGATTTTTAGATTGCTCTTGTGGGTTAGTCCTTTTAGCGATTTTCTATTCTTGAAAGAAGGAGGTCTTATTGTGACTCATGAAAAGTTTTTTCCCCCTTGGAACAAAGATGATAATTCTTTGCGGATACCAGGAAGAGGGCAGCCAAAAGATGCATGCAATCAAACAACAAAATTGCTCAAAGATGCTATTCTTATTGCTGCTGAACAAGCAGGATACCATCATGGCCAAGAGGGGCTGGTGTCTTATCTGCAATATCATGCGTTGAATAACCCTGTGCCGTTCTTTTCACTTTTAGCGAAGGTTTTGCCTCTGCAAATAACTGAAGAAGAGGAAAGCGATGTCAAAACGATTTCGCGTATCGAGATTGTGCCTGTGGTTTCAAAAAAGAGTGCGCAGGATACAAAAACTTTCACGGAAATATCATGATTATGAGATATCAGTTGGCGAAGTACACTATTATGAACACGGGCTATTGTAAAAATAACCGCCCTGTCTATACCAAAATTTTTGAAAAATCCTAATCAGTAAAAAACAACTGATTGCAAGGCAAAAATACTTAAGCTCTATGACATATTTGAATTGCATACTTTTCCATAAATCCCCCCCCCTTATATTTTTTAATCCTGTGAAAAAAATAAAATCAATTAGCAGCAGTAGTAGGCTTTAGTAAAAACGTCATCGTTTCTATGAAATTGAAAAATACGTAACCGCCAAATATAGCAAATAAAGCTATAGTTACAGGATCCATATCAAATCTCCTATTTTTTTGTTATTAAAACCATCATCATTTATTTTTTAGTATTACTGTCATCGTTGTTATGAAATCGAAAAATACGTAGCTGCCAAATATAGCAAATAAGGCTATCGTTATGGGATCTACGTTAAATCTCCTCATTATTTATGCAATAAAACTGCCACCATTCCTATGAAATTAGAAAGTGTAGTAAATCCAAATATAGCAAGTAAAGTTATCGTTATGGGATCCATGTTAAATCTCTTATTTTTTCCCTACTACTGCAGCCGTTATTATTTCTATAAGACCAAAAAGCGAAGCAGATCCGCCTACAATCAATAAAGCCAAAGTAAATGGGTCCATATAATATCTCCTATTTCTCTATATCATTTCCAAAAGATGATTATGCCTTTTAATAGATGTCTCTCAGTTTGTAAATATTATATTATATCAATATCTTGCATTATGGCTATGTGTTTTTGCATGGGTTTTTCTTATAGGAGAAGAAGAGGTGATCTTTCAGGAAGACTCTCTTGATTTGTGCATTTCTGAAGCAAAGCTTCTTTCAACTTTTTACTCTGAATCATGTCACATACCATTTGGTCTTTATGTGTAGAGGTGATGTCATTTCTGAACATTGTTTCACCTTTGGAGTGCTCATACGAAGACTTTTAAACCCTGCGGCTTTTAATCCTGCAGTTTTTCAATTCTGATGCTTTTCAAGCCTGATCGCACATGGATGACCACGATGCAAATTTCTCTTATTCCAAAACTCATTCCTGTTTTTGCTGGAGAGGCGGATATTCGCGCCGCTTGGGGAGGGCGGGGATCTGGAAAAACACGCTCCTTTGCTTTGATGTCTGCTGTGATTGGCTATCGTTATGGCAAAGCAGGAGAGCGAGGGGTGATCTTATGTGCACGACAATTTCAAAATTCGCTCAATGAGAGCTCTCTAGAAGAAATTAAACGCGCCATTGAAGCCTATCCATTCTTGCGTGACTATTATGATGTTGGCGATAAATATGTGAAGTCAAAAGATGGTCGCATTCTTTATACTTTTGCCGGCCTTGATCGCAATATCTCTAGCATTAAATCAATGGGGCGTATTCTCCTGTGCTGGGTTGATGAGGCCGAACCTGTGACTGAAACTGCTTGGCAAACTTTGATCCCTACACTGCGTGAAGAAGGGCAGGATTGGCATTCTGAATTATGGGTGACGTGGAATCCTTTGCGTGAAAATGCTCCCGTTGAAAAACGCTTTCGCTTGACAAAAGATCCCAATATCAAAGGCGTTGAAATTAATTGGCGGGATAATCCGCAATTTCCTGATAAACTAAACCGAGATCGGCTGGCAGATTTGCATCAAAGACCGGAACAATATGGCCATATTTGGGAGGGCGATTATCTGCAGGCTGTCCAGGGAGCATATTACCAAAAATTATTGCTGGACGCTGAACAAGAGGGACGCATTGCCCATGTATCCCGTGACCCGCTTATTCAGATCAAAATCTTTTGGGATATTGGGGGAACAGGTGCTAAAGCAGATGCAACGGCTTTGTGGGTGGCGCAATTTATCGGCCGGGAAATCCGCATTCTTGATTATTATGAAGCACAGGGACAACCCCTGTCTGAGCATATTGGCTGGATATGTCATCGCGGCTATGACAAAGCGCTTATGGTGTTGCCGCATGATGGGGCGACGAAAGATCGTGTTTATAATGTGAGTTTTGAAAGTGCTTTGCAACAGGCTGGGTTTCAAACCAAAATTATTCCCAACCAGGGGCTGGGTGCTGTCAAAATGCGTATTGAAGCTGTTCGGCGTTTATTTCCTGCTATGTGGTTTAACCGTGAGACAACAAAAGCTGGGCGAAAAGCGCTGGCATGGTATCATGAAAAACGTGATGAACAACGCAATATTGGCTTGGGTGCTGAACATGATTGGGCTAGCCATGGTGCAGATAGTTTTGGGCTTTTATGTGTTGCTTATGAACAACCAACCTTGCAGCCGCGAAAGAATGTTTATCATCGTCGTCCTCCTTCACAAACTTCATGGATGGCTTTTTAAGAGAGAAAATCTCTTAAATGGGGGGCAATCGTAGCATGGTTAAACTAGTTACTGGTATCAGAATAGAATGCTCTTGTTTGGGCTATCAGAATAGTGCGGCTTGTATATTGGGTTTTCGGATTAGGGAGTGGGTTGTCGGATAGAGAGGTACTAGACTGTTAGAATTGGGCGAATGGGAGTCAGGACAGGGGTCTTGTGTTGAGTTACCGGGTAGGGGTTCTATTGGGTTTATTTGAGATTGTTAGAATTGGGCGAGTGAGCGGTCAAGATAAGGGTCTTGTGTTGATTTATCAGGTAGGGGCCTGTTGGGTTACCAGGTAGGGGTCTATTGGAACTTTAGGATTGGGCAAGTCAGTGATCAGGATAGGAGCCTATGTTTGGCGTATCAGACCGAAAGAATATTAGGCTGTTAGGATGGCGAGGCCTGTACGGGATCCTAGGTGTATAGGATGCTATGTGTATGGGATATCAAGACAGAAGGATCTGAGACTCTCGGATGGTGGGGCATAAGACAAAAAGTGTATTGGATTATTCGGGCAGAGGTTTCCGTGTTGGGAGCTGTTTAGGGGTAGCAAGATTTAGCGATTAAAATAGGGGCTTTTGTGGAGCAGGGCTCTGGTTAGGGATGAGCACACGCAGTTTTATGTATCAGGATACGCTTTTTTAAATAATTTGCCCACGAATATCAGGACGGTATGGCCCTTGTATGGGGCCATTTTTCTTTTCTCAAACATCATGGATGGCTTTTTGATGAACCAACAAATCTCCTCTTTCGAGCTGATTGAACCAATTGCACATCAGGCTCTGTTTAAAAAACTTGTTCGCTGGTATCAGGACGATATTGCCCATGTTGAGCAATGGCGCAAAAATGCCCAAGAAGATTATAATTTTTACAATGGGCGGCAATGGAATGAGCAAGACCTAGCCGTATTACGCGAACAAAATAGACCCGTTATGACCTTTAATCGTATTGCTCCTCTGGTCAATGCTGTAATTGGGGCAGAGCGCAACAATAAACGTCATGTTCAATTTATCCCACGGCAAGAAGGAACAGCCCTTGCCAACCAGATCTTAACGGGTGCTGCAGAATGGTTTCGTGATGAAGCTGATGGCGAATATGAAGATTCCGACGCGTTTCAAGATGCCATTATTTGCGGTATGGGCTGGACAGACACCCGCTTAGATTATGATGAAGACCCGCAAGGAAAACCCATTATTGCTAGGCTGGACCCTATGAAAATGGTGTGGGATACGAGTGCTGTAAAGCCTAATCTCATCGATGCGCAGCGTGTTTGGTATATTGATGAAAAACCTCTTAGTGTTGCGCAAGCTATGTTCCCCCATATCGATTGGCGCGATCTGGATGCGGATTGGGTGAAACATCCAACACAGGCTTATAACGAAGATGATGCTCTGCAGCTTCAAGACAATGCAGAAGATGACCTATGCCAGGAGGATGTTAAAATGGTCACACTGGCGGAGTGCCGCTGGTTTGAACGCGAAGTTATCTATAAAGTGTTGCATCCGCAAACAGGGCAATTTGTTGATTATAGTGAGCAGGATTTTCAACGCCTTAAACAAGAAAGCCCCCATCTCCAAGCAACACGCTTAACCAGAAAAATTGTCAAACGTGCTTTCTTAGGCAAAAAATTGTTAGAGGAGCCGGATCAGCCTTTGGTGCCTCCTAGCCAATTAGGGTGGGAGTGCATCACTGGTTATTTTGATAAACTCAGTCGGCAATTTTATGGCGTTGTGCGCCCGACAAAAGATCCACAACGATGGGCCAATAAATATTTTAGCCAAGTTATGCATTTGCTCAATAGCCAGTCTAAAGGCGGAGTGATGGCAGAACGCGACGCTTTCGACGATGACCGCCAGGCAATGGAAAGTTGGGCACGGGCAGAGAGTATTACTTGGCTCAAAAGTGGTTCGCTTGCTGCGGGGCGCATACAACCAAAACCTGTGGCACAATTTCCGGCTGGCTTTTTCCAGCTATTTAACGAGGCAAAGGGCGCTATTTCTCAAGTAACTGGATTGTCCCCCGAATTTGTTGGAACACGCTCTGTTAACCAACCGGGGGTGCTGGAAGAACAACGCCGTCAATCATCGCTCAATTTATTGGCCTCCTTTTTTGATGCATTACGACGCTACCGGCAACGACAGGGAAAAATCATTCTCTATCTGATTCAAAATTACCTCTCTGATGGGCGGTTGGTGCGGATTGCAGGTGAAGACAATGCGCAATATGTGCCGCTGACCCGCGAAATGTTCACTAGTTTGGAGTATGATATTATTGTTGATGATGCGCCTACAAGTCCGAATGAAAAAGAGCGCACATTTGCTATGATTATGCAGATTTTGCCGCTGATGCAGAATTTCACCACCCCTGATATGATGCTTGATCTTTTGCGCTATTCGCCTTTGCCGGCATCGCTCATTCAAAAAATTGCGCTGAGAGTGCAAAAGCAGCAACAAGCCAGTGATGGGCACCCTGATGACTCGCACAATAATCATAATGTTCAACAGCATAATATTCAACAAGGGAGTGAAACCGAGCAGATTTTGCAGGCTGTGATGCAAGGGATGATGACATCGGGGAGCAATGGTACCAGGAGGCTGTGAATAGTGGCCGTGATGCAGAAGGCTGTGATGCTGGGGAAATGGTGCTGGGTGCTATGCAAGTCCATATAAGTACGGGCCAAGAGAGGGGCAGTAGGAGGTATGGGTTAAGAGCCGTGACGCCAGAGACTAAGAGTGGGGGTCATAAGTAGGGGGCCCATGCAGAGGCTTTGAATGGGGCCGTGATGCTGGGGAAATGGTGCTGGGTGCTATGCAAATGCCATATGAGTACGGGCCAAGAGAGAGGCGGTAGGAGTAAGAGGTATGGGTTAAGAGCCATGATGCCAGAGACTAAGAGTGGGGTTCATAAGTAGGGGGCCATGTAGAAGCCGTGAATGGGGCCGTGATGCTGGGGAGATGATTCCGGGTGCTATGCAAGTGCCATAGTGAGTACAAGCCAAGAGTGGGGCGGTGAGTAGGAGGAGGTATGGGTCAAGAGCCATGATGCCCTGAGGGGTTATGGGGCAAGGGAGAAGCCTGCTCCTTAAGCTTTTAGGCAGCGAGGATGAGGGGATAAGGATCCTCTCCATAAAGAAAAGAAAATTCTTAACCACGAGATTATTGTCCAAGAAAGAGAAGGTGAAAACAATGGATGAAGAAGCGTTAACAGCGATGGATGAAGAAACATTCACATTGGAAGAACAAAGCCAATTCTTGCAAGATTCCTTACATGCAGGTGTAGAGGATGAAGAAGAAAGCACCTTTTGGGCAGAAGACCGCGAAGACAATGAAGGAGTGCAGGGAGGAGAAGTGCCACCAGATCCACAAAAAGACTTTATCGGTTATATCCAGTGGTTGGGAAAGGAATTGCAAGCTAAGCGGGATAGCCAGACCCATGGTGAAGGGAAAAGAAAAGCCGGAGGATTCGAGGTTGGGAGAGGAGAAGTTGGTGGGAAAGGGATTGGTAAGAGAGAGGTCAAGGAGTTAGAAGCTGGCGGGAAAGAGGCTGGGGAAGTCACGGCTGAAGAAGTAGAGGTTAGCAAAAAAGAGATTAGGGAGATTATCGTTGGCGGTAAAGAGGTTGGAGCGAAAGACGTTGGAGCCAATGCTTCCCTCCAAGAAGCAGAGCAGCTGCGTTCATTTTTTCATCAATCTTCTGCGGCTATAAAACAAAAGCATCATGATTTTGATCAAGCGGCTAATTTTGTCTACGATATGCGCGCAACACAGCTGGCGGCTTGTGCTGCGCTCTATCCTGAAATGGCAGACCCTAAAGTTGTCGAGGCTATTATCGGTGATGAATTAAAAACAATCCTCCGCGATTGTGCCCACAAAAATCAAAACCCTGCTGAAGTGATCTACACGATAGCACAAAAAATTGGCTATACTGCTCCACAAACTGAGACGATCGACACTTTACAAGCAAAACACAATTCTGCCCGCACACTCGCTGCTTATAACGGGCTTAGCCCAAGTGGGCCCATTTCTTTGGAAATGCTCGACAAAATGTCTGAAGCAGAATTTAGCGTTTGGATCGATGATCCCAAAAATAAAACCACGTTTAATCGCTTAATGGGAGGCGTCGATATCTAATGATCTAATGAACGCCGATATCTAATCAGGGGGGGAGGAAACAAGCTGTAAATTATAAAAATATTCAATCAAGGATCTACACTCTTCAACCATAAGATCCACTGTCTTGCTCTCTTAAACATAAGACGCAAATCGCATTCTATCCCTCGCATGAACATGGCTGATCAGGCATGACAGGATGACAAGATAGGCTTATTTCGCGAGGAAAGCCAAAGAACACTTAGCAACCGGCATGATGGCCGGATTTTTTATTTCAATTGACATCATGAAAAGAGGACCAAATGACCGTAACTCATATCGGATTAAATGACCCATTGGCTGTACGCACATGGTCAAAATTACTCAATCGGGAAGTATCAAAAGCTATTCCTATTGCCCCATTAATTGGAAAAGATTCCAACAGCATTGTGCAATTAAAAGACGAAACCAACAAGGCCAGTGGTGACGCTATTAGCTTTGGTTTGCGTGTGCAATTGCTTGGCGATGGGGTAAGTGAAGGGCAGGCGCTAGAGGGCAATGAAGAAGCTTTGCAATTTCTCAATGATCGTTTGGCGATTAATGAACTTGTTCATGCTGTCCGTGTGAAAAGTGAAGGCACTATCGACCAGCAACGTGTTTTACATAATTTACGCACAGAAGCCAAAAATGGCTTAGTCGACTGGTATGCGGATCGTCTAAGTATGATGTTCTTTATTCAAGTGTGTGGTTATACCGCCAAAATAATCAATTTTGAAGGACGTACACTAACACTTAAACCTGTTCATTATGGTTTTAACACACCAACGGCCCCAACCGATAAGCGCATTGTGCGCCCCAATGGCAAAACAAAAGATGAAGATTTGAAAGAAAATGATGTTTTTGATCTCAAATTGATTGATAAAGCTGTTGAGCGCGCAAAGCTGGCTAACCCTAAAATTAGACCTGTACGCATTGATGGGGAAAATGTTTATGTGCTGTATTTGCATCCAACACAAGTGACACAATTGCGCACCAATACAGATATTGGGCAGTGGCTTGATATTACCAAAGCGGTTTATAGTGGAACTCGCGCGAAAAACCCTCTCTATAGCGGATCTCTTGGGATGTATAATGGGGTTATCCTGCGTGAGGCAGAACATGTGACGGAAGGTGTGGCAACGGGATCTGCTGGGAAAACATCAGATTCTAGCAAGAATGCAAGTGGGAATGCTGCTCAGGATGCAGGGGGAGCCCCTGTAGCCAGTGTGCGCCGTGCGGTTTTGTTGGGTGCACAAAGTGCGGTTATTGCTTTTGGGAAAGACCGTGGGGCAACACGCTATAAATTGGTGGAAGAGCTTTTTGATTATGAGCGTGAGTTTGGTGTGGCTGCCAAAACCATTATCGGGATGAAAAAAACCTGCTACCACTTACCAAATAGTGAGCAAGGGGAACAGGATTTCGGTACAATCGTTATTCCAACCTATGCGGTTCCTGCTTAAGGAGCTTATCCATATTTGGGAGAGAATTTTTCTACTGTTTTTGTGGTGGGAAGGTTACTCAAGATCAGGGGGGTGTGGATGGCCCCCTTGATGCTGTTTGATTTCATAAATCTTATTAGTGCTTTGGAGACATTCCCCCCTGCTTTTGTGGTGGGAAGGTTATTCAAGCAGGGGGGCGTAGATGGCCCCTTTGATGCTGTTTGATCTCAGAAATCTTATGGGTGCTTTGGAGACATTCCCCCCTGTTTTTGTGGTGGGAAGATTACCCAAATCATGGGGCATGGAGATAGCCCCTTGCAGCCCCCATGGAGAGCCCCTTGAAGCCCCGTTTATCAAGCAGATTTTAGCATTTGGAAAGAGTTTCCCTACCGCTTGTTCGGTGGGGAAAGCCAATAGACACAAAGGATGATTTACCTTCATGACTGTGACTCCTGTTGATCCCTATCAGACTATGACAAATTTTCAATCCAGCCCTTTTGATGTGACAAAAGCAGACTGTGCCAAAACATTGGCACGTATGGTTATGCTGATTCAAGATGAGATTGATGACCCGATGGCGGAATATGCCGTGCAAATTCAAGACTCTATTATGGCAGCTTTACGCTTGTGTGAACGGGAACCCTTTTTCTTCAATGAAAAAAAGGAGATCACTTTAAAAATACAAGT
This window contains:
- a CDS encoding portal protein produces the protein MDGFLMNQQISSFELIEPIAHQALFKKLVRWYQDDIAHVEQWRKNAQEDYNFYNGRQWNEQDLAVLREQNRPVMTFNRIAPLVNAVIGAERNNKRHVQFIPRQEGTALANQILTGAAEWFRDEADGEYEDSDAFQDAIICGMGWTDTRLDYDEDPQGKPIIARLDPMKMVWDTSAVKPNLIDAQRVWYIDEKPLSVAQAMFPHIDWRDLDADWVKHPTQAYNEDDALQLQDNAEDDLCQEDVKMVTLAECRWFEREVIYKVLHPQTGQFVDYSEQDFQRLKQESPHLQATRLTRKIVKRAFLGKKLLEEPDQPLVPPSQLGWECITGYFDKLSRQFYGVVRPTKDPQRWANKYFSQVMHLLNSQSKGGVMAERDAFDDDRQAMESWARAESITWLKSGSLAAGRIQPKPVAQFPAGFFQLFNEAKGAISQVTGLSPEFVGTRSVNQPGVLEEQRRQSSLNLLASFFDALRRYRQRQGKIILYLIQNYLSDGRLVRIAGEDNAQYVPLTREMFTSLEYDIIVDDAPTSPNEKERTFAMIMQILPLMQNFTTPDMMLDLLRYSPLPASLIQKIALRVQKQQQASDGHPDDSHNNHNVQQHNIQQGSETEQILQAVMQGMMTSGSNGTRRL
- a CDS encoding PBSX family phage terminase large subunit, with product MTTMQISLIPKLIPVFAGEADIRAAWGGRGSGKTRSFALMSAVIGYRYGKAGERGVILCARQFQNSLNESSLEEIKRAIEAYPFLRDYYDVGDKYVKSKDGRILYTFAGLDRNISSIKSMGRILLCWVDEAEPVTETAWQTLIPTLREEGQDWHSELWVTWNPLRENAPVEKRFRLTKDPNIKGVEINWRDNPQFPDKLNRDRLADLHQRPEQYGHIWEGDYLQAVQGAYYQKLLLDAEQEGRIAHVSRDPLIQIKIFWDIGGTGAKADATALWVAQFIGREIRILDYYEAQGQPLSEHIGWICHRGYDKALMVLPHDGATKDRVYNVSFESALQQAGFQTKIIPNQGLGAVKMRIEAVRRLFPAMWFNRETTKAGRKALAWYHEKRDEQRNIGLGAEHDWASHGADSFGLLCVAYEQPTLQPRKNVYHRRPPSQTSWMAF
- a CDS encoding N4-gp56 family major capsid protein, whose translation is MTVTHIGLNDPLAVRTWSKLLNREVSKAIPIAPLIGKDSNSIVQLKDETNKASGDAISFGLRVQLLGDGVSEGQALEGNEEALQFLNDRLAINELVHAVRVKSEGTIDQQRVLHNLRTEAKNGLVDWYADRLSMMFFIQVCGYTAKIINFEGRTLTLKPVHYGFNTPTAPTDKRIVRPNGKTKDEDLKENDVFDLKLIDKAVERAKLANPKIRPVRIDGENVYVLYLHPTQVTQLRTNTDIGQWLDITKAVYSGTRAKNPLYSGSLGMYNGVILREAEHVTEGVATGSAGKTSDSSKNASGNAAQDAGGAPVASVRRAVLLGAQSAVIAFGKDRGATRYKLVEELFDYEREFGVAAKTIIGMKKTCYHLPNSEQGEQDFGTIVIPTYAVPA